One Segnochrobactrum spirostomi genomic window carries:
- the fabG gene encoding 3-oxoacyl-ACP reductase FabG has product MLKSLQGKTAIVTGGSRGIGRGIARRFGEAGLNVLVVSRSAADADRVAAEIGPHAEGFAADVSRPEDCDAMAAAAVARFGGIDVLCANAGIFPAAKLGEMTAADFDHVMATNLRSLFLSVSAVLPAMTEAGGGRIVLTSSITGPVTGYPGWSHYGASKAGQLGFMRTAAIELAPRRITVNAVLPGNIMTEGLDGIGGDYITKMEASIPMRRLGGVEDIANAALFFASEEAAYITGQSLVVDGGQILPESLGALEAMG; this is encoded by the coding sequence ATGTTGAAGTCACTACAAGGAAAGACGGCGATCGTCACCGGCGGCAGCCGCGGGATCGGCCGGGGCATCGCGCGCCGCTTCGGCGAGGCGGGCCTCAACGTTCTCGTCGTGTCGCGCTCGGCCGCCGATGCCGACCGGGTCGCCGCCGAGATCGGGCCGCACGCCGAGGGTTTTGCCGCGGATGTGAGCCGGCCGGAGGATTGCGACGCGATGGCGGCGGCGGCGGTCGCGCGGTTCGGCGGGATCGACGTGCTCTGTGCCAATGCCGGCATCTTCCCGGCCGCCAAGCTCGGGGAAATGACGGCCGCCGACTTCGATCATGTGATGGCGACGAACCTGCGCAGCCTCTTTCTCAGCGTTTCCGCGGTTCTGCCGGCCATGACTGAGGCCGGTGGCGGGCGCATCGTGCTCACCTCGTCCATCACCGGCCCGGTCACCGGCTATCCCGGCTGGTCGCATTATGGGGCGAGCAAGGCCGGGCAGCTCGGCTTCATGCGCACGGCGGCGATCGAGCTCGCGCCCCGCCGGATCACCGTGAACGCGGTGCTGCCGGGCAACATCATGACCGAGGGGCTCGACGGAATCGGCGGCGATTACATCACGAAGATGGAAGCCTCGATCCCGATGCGCCGGCTCGGCGGCGTCGAGGACATCGCCAACGCGGCTTTGTTCTTCGCCTCGGAGGAGGCCGCCTACATCACCGGCCAGAGCCTCGTCGTCGACGGCGGGCAGATCCTGCCGGAATCCCTCGGCGCGCTCGAGGCAATGGGCTGA
- a CDS encoding aspartate aminotransferase family protein encodes MSMLDGDTPTKEILDLNRFDDRAARTFEPELADRIRRRRATFGASSVLFYEQPIEMVRARGAFMYDASGKRYLDVYNNVPSVGHCHPKVVEAIAAQAAVLNIHTRYLNRAVETYAEALLATFPAPLTNLVMTCTGSESNDLAMRIAQIGTGKRGFIVTETAYHGNTALVTEISPSSLRKRAPADFVRCVPAPLLRPGEDVAATFAAAVRSAAADLEAAGHGVAALIVDSIFSSDGIHADPAGFLKEAVEAVHVAGGLFIADEVQPGFGRTGGGMWGFQRHGLTPDIVTMGKPMGNGFPMGGVVTRPDLLAAFCEETGYFNTFGGNPVAAAAGKAVLDVIAEEGLIEHARSVGAAFLAGLRDLSAHEPAIGAVRGAGLFIGLDFVDPASGAPDPALSTHVINAMKERGILIGAAGLYGNTLKIRPPLCFSAADAAFFTDTLAAILGARA; translated from the coding sequence ATGAGCATGCTCGACGGCGACACCCCGACCAAGGAAATCCTCGACCTCAACCGCTTCGACGATCGCGCCGCGCGCACGTTCGAGCCGGAACTCGCCGATCGCATTCGGCGCCGCCGCGCCACCTTCGGCGCCTCATCGGTGCTGTTCTACGAGCAGCCGATCGAGATGGTGCGGGCCCGCGGCGCCTTCATGTACGACGCGAGCGGCAAGCGCTATCTCGATGTCTATAATAACGTTCCGTCGGTCGGCCATTGCCATCCGAAGGTGGTCGAGGCGATCGCCGCCCAGGCCGCCGTGCTCAACATTCACACGCGCTATCTGAACCGCGCCGTCGAGACCTATGCCGAGGCGCTGCTCGCGACCTTCCCCGCACCGCTCACCAATCTGGTGATGACCTGCACGGGGAGCGAGAGCAACGACCTCGCCATGCGCATCGCCCAGATCGGGACGGGCAAGCGCGGCTTCATCGTCACCGAGACCGCCTATCACGGCAACACGGCCCTGGTGACGGAGATCTCCCCCTCCTCGCTGCGCAAGCGCGCGCCGGCCGATTTCGTCCGCTGCGTGCCGGCTCCGCTGCTGCGGCCCGGCGAGGACGTCGCGGCGACCTTCGCCGCCGCCGTCCGCAGCGCCGCCGCGGATCTCGAGGCCGCCGGGCACGGCGTCGCCGCCCTGATCGTCGATTCCATCTTCTCGAGCGACGGCATCCACGCCGATCCGGCAGGCTTCCTGAAGGAGGCGGTCGAAGCGGTCCACGTCGCCGGCGGGCTCTTTATCGCCGACGAGGTGCAGCCGGGGTTCGGGCGCACCGGCGGTGGAATGTGGGGATTCCAACGCCACGGGCTCACGCCGGACATCGTCACCATGGGCAAGCCGATGGGTAACGGCTTTCCGATGGGCGGCGTCGTCACCCGGCCGGATCTGCTCGCCGCCTTCTGCGAGGAGACCGGCTATTTCAACACCTTCGGCGGCAACCCGGTCGCCGCCGCCGCCGGCAAGGCGGTGCTCGACGTGATCGCCGAGGAAGGCCTGATCGAGCACGCGCGGAGCGTCGGGGCGGCGTTCCTGGCGGGCCTGCGCGACCTCTCGGCCCACGAGCCGGCGATCGGCGCGGTGCGCGGAGCCGGCCTCTTCATAGGGCTCGATTTCGTCGATCCGGCGAGCGGCGCGCCCGACCCGGCGCTCTCGACCCACGTCATCAACGCCATGAAGGAGCGCGGCATCCTGATCGGCGCGGCCGGGCTCTACGGCAACACGCTCAAGATCCGCCCGCCACTCTGCTTCTCGGCCGCCGATGCGGCGTTCTTCACGGATACGCTGGCCGCGATCCTCGGCGCGCGGGCCTGA
- a CDS encoding ABC transporter ATP-binding protein, translated as MNAPSHAHLSDAEPTPVPFADGAPAHAPEAPAQAARPVLQLVGVRKVFKDFAAVDGIDVDIREGEFVTIVGPSGSGKTTLLRMLAGMEAPTHGYITLRGELINDVPSNRRPTCLVFQSLALFPHKTVGENIEFPLKVKKIAPAARKARALELMRMVRLPEDYYGKNVMRCSGGERQRVALARAFAYDPDVLFFDEPLSALDYKLKKLLEKELKDLHRESGKTFVYITHSLEEAMVMSDRIGVMRAGKIVQIGTPEEIYARPATRFVAEFFGEVNAIEVRRDADGRWIGDGDRPIALGTKAPEAADTAAVIVRPEAMRFVEGPAGADNVLTGRVFNEYALGSRVQYQVHVEDKTFLVELPRTAASPVQGDTVTIGWDARDAIVVEA; from the coding sequence ATGAACGCTCCCTCCCACGCGCACCTTTCAGACGCGGAGCCGACGCCGGTTCCGTTCGCCGACGGCGCGCCGGCCCACGCCCCGGAAGCGCCCGCCCAGGCGGCGAGGCCGGTGCTCCAGCTCGTCGGCGTCCGCAAGGTCTTCAAGGATTTCGCAGCGGTGGACGGGATCGACGTCGACATCCGCGAGGGCGAGTTCGTGACGATCGTCGGCCCGTCCGGGTCCGGCAAGACGACCCTCCTGCGCATGCTCGCCGGCATGGAGGCGCCGACCCACGGCTACATCACCCTGCGGGGCGAGCTCATCAACGACGTGCCCTCGAACCGGCGCCCGACCTGCCTCGTGTTCCAGTCGCTCGCCCTCTTCCCGCACAAGACGGTCGGCGAGAACATCGAATTCCCCCTCAAGGTCAAGAAGATCGCGCCGGCCGCGCGGAAAGCGCGCGCGCTCGAATTGATGCGCATGGTCCGCCTGCCGGAGGACTATTACGGCAAGAACGTCATGCGTTGCTCCGGTGGCGAACGGCAGCGCGTCGCGCTCGCCCGCGCCTTCGCCTACGACCCGGACGTGCTGTTCTTCGACGAGCCGCTCTCGGCGCTCGATTACAAACTCAAGAAGCTGCTCGAGAAGGAGCTCAAGGATCTGCACCGCGAAAGCGGCAAGACCTTCGTCTACATCACCCACTCGCTCGAGGAAGCGATGGTGATGTCGGACCGCATCGGGGTCATGCGCGCCGGCAAGATCGTGCAGATCGGCACGCCGGAGGAGATCTATGCCCGCCCGGCGACCCGCTTCGTCGCCGAGTTCTTCGGCGAGGTGAACGCGATCGAGGTCCGCCGCGACGCGGACGGGCGCTGGATCGGGGACGGCGACCGCCCGATCGCGCTCGGCACCAAGGCCCCGGAGGCGGCGGACACGGCTGCCGTGATCGTGCGGCCGGAAGCGATGCGCTTCGTCGAAGGACCGGCGGGCGCCGACAATGTGCTGACGGGCCGCGTCTTCAACGAATATGCCCTGGGCTCCCGGGTCCAATATCAGGTCCATGTCGAGGACAAGACCTTCCTCGTCGAACTGCCGCGCACCGCCGCGAGCCCGGTCCAGGGCGACACGGTGACGATCGGCTGGGATGCGCGCGACGCCATCGTGGTGGAGGCCTGA
- a CDS encoding ABC transporter permease yields the protein MAVTTLDAPAEAKTLSLRLSPGLRSASPVLVLLVLGFLAPLVTVAAYAFATPKSFDVFRTFTLANFAAIVDPANTVWTSFAWSLLFAFITVALLAIVAYPIAYGLNRVFGRFSGLVSVLFVFPLFVSENVRLYGWVLFFIKNGVLDGAMKWLGLGAGPEVLYTPGIILFGMAYVYLPFMLFPMTLGIAMIPRDLVDAARDLGASRLMIWREVELPLAMPGILIGMLLTFVLAAGAIAEAKILGGQSVIMIAQDIEVAFTYAQNWPLGSALALILVAIVSGLALFVLSRLDLDRILGRR from the coding sequence ATGGCCGTCACCACGCTCGACGCCCCCGCGGAGGCGAAGACCCTCTCGCTCCGCCTCTCCCCCGGCCTGCGCAGCGCGAGCCCCGTGCTCGTGCTGCTCGTGCTCGGCTTTCTCGCCCCGCTCGTGACGGTCGCGGCCTATGCCTTCGCGACGCCGAAGAGCTTCGACGTCTTCCGCACCTTCACGCTGGCGAACTTCGCCGCGATCGTCGATCCGGCGAACACGGTGTGGACGTCGTTCGCCTGGTCGCTTCTGTTCGCCTTCATCACGGTGGCGCTGCTCGCGATCGTCGCCTACCCGATCGCCTACGGCCTCAACCGGGTGTTTGGCCGCTTTTCCGGGCTCGTCAGCGTCCTCTTCGTCTTCCCGCTGTTCGTCTCGGAGAATGTCCGGCTCTATGGCTGGGTGCTGTTCTTCATCAAGAACGGTGTGCTCGACGGCGCGATGAAGTGGCTCGGCCTCGGTGCCGGTCCCGAGGTGCTCTACACGCCCGGCATCATCCTGTTCGGCATGGCCTACGTCTATCTGCCCTTCATGCTGTTTCCGATGACCCTCGGCATCGCCATGATCCCCCGCGATCTCGTCGATGCCGCCCGCGATCTCGGCGCGAGCCGGCTCATGATCTGGCGCGAGGTGGAATTGCCGCTCGCGATGCCGGGAATCCTGATCGGCATGCTGCTCACCTTCGTGCTCGCCGCCGGCGCCATTGCCGAGGCGAAGATCCTCGGCGGCCAATCCGTCATCATGATCGCCCAGGACATCGAGGTCGCCTTCACCTACGCGCAGAATTGGCCGCTCGGCTCGGCGCTTGCGCTGATCCTCGTCGCGATCGTCAGCGGGCTCGCCCTGTTCGTGCTCTCCCGGCTCGATCTCGACCGCATTCTCGGACGGCGCTGA
- a CDS encoding ABC transporter permease — protein sequence MDSIGQARTRAFIRLWTALVLVAIYLPILCGALAGLSKGRYFGFPVRAFSLEWWQKTVDSFEIHTLVQNSLLIALIVTVVSVFFAFFGALAFARYDWKGRRLFQKVLLLPVFFPQPVLGLALLLWFNALGISPSWQTAVVAHLVWIVPVVTLVIAIQVYSFDPTLEEAAADLGASRLFILREVTLPILWPGIWSGALFAFLLSWGNFPLSLYTAGVDSTIPKWLYSKMVAGYTPMVPALGTMSTLAAAALLLGGGAVLAIVRRRQA from the coding sequence ATGGACTCCATCGGTCAAGCCCGCACTCGGGCGTTCATCCGGCTCTGGACCGCGCTCGTTCTCGTCGCGATCTATCTGCCGATCCTGTGCGGCGCGCTCGCCGGGCTCTCCAAGGGGCGCTATTTCGGCTTCCCCGTGCGCGCCTTCTCCCTCGAATGGTGGCAGAAGACAGTCGATTCCTTCGAGATCCACACCCTCGTTCAGAATTCGCTGCTGATCGCCCTGATCGTCACCGTCGTGTCGGTGTTCTTCGCCTTCTTCGGCGCCCTCGCCTTCGCACGCTACGACTGGAAGGGCCGGCGCCTTTTCCAGAAGGTGCTGCTCCTCCCGGTCTTCTTCCCCCAGCCGGTGCTCGGGCTCGCCCTGCTCCTGTGGTTCAACGCCCTCGGCATCAGCCCGAGTTGGCAGACGGCCGTCGTCGCCCATCTCGTCTGGATCGTGCCGGTCGTCACCCTGGTGATCGCGATCCAGGTCTACAGCTTCGATCCGACGCTCGAGGAGGCCGCCGCCGATCTCGGCGCGAGCCGGCTCTTCATCCTGCGCGAGGTGACGCTGCCGATCCTGTGGCCCGGCATCTGGTCGGGCGCGCTGTTCGCCTTCCTCTTGTCGTGGGGCAATTTTCCGCTGTCGCTCTATACGGCGGGCGTCGATTCCACGATCCCGAAGTGGCTCTATTCGAAGATGGTGGCGGGCTATACGCCGATGGTGCCGGCGCTCGGCACTATGAGCACGCTGGCCGCGGCGGCGCTTCTGCTCGGCGGCGGAGCGGTGCTCGCGATCGTGCGCCGCCGGCAAGCGTGA
- a CDS encoding phosphotransferase enzyme family protein: MLYDDLFLSRLERGVRSVVGTWGAAPDAEIRLLTISENATYLVEDDGRRFVVRVHRPAYHSEAEIRSELAWIEALRRDGIVETPAPIPAADGAMLVSFSDGEHMRNAVAFEHMAGREPDADSDLVKWYGHLGEINARLHGHSRAWKKPEDFARKTWNFERIVGDTAYWGDWRAALGLDAEGRAVLERLYPLLARQTAAYGYDEARFGLVHCDMRAANLLVDGDRLGVIDFDDCGISWFAYDFAAAISFLEHEPVVSDLMAAWLEGYRRVAPLDAEHEAALPMFVMLRRLQLTAWIASHAETPTAQSMGTAYTDGTVRLADLYLSRHG, from the coding sequence ATGCTCTACGACGATCTCTTCCTGTCGCGGCTCGAACGCGGCGTGCGCTCCGTGGTCGGCACGTGGGGCGCCGCGCCGGACGCGGAGATCCGCCTCCTCACGATCTCGGAGAACGCGACCTATCTGGTTGAGGACGACGGACGGCGCTTCGTCGTGCGGGTGCACCGGCCCGCCTATCACAGCGAGGCCGAGATTCGCTCCGAGCTCGCCTGGATCGAGGCGCTGCGGCGCGACGGTATCGTCGAGACGCCGGCGCCCATCCCGGCCGCCGACGGGGCGATGCTCGTCTCCTTCTCGGACGGCGAGCACATGCGCAATGCCGTCGCCTTCGAGCACATGGCGGGCCGCGAGCCCGACGCCGACTCCGATCTCGTCAAATGGTACGGCCATCTCGGCGAGATCAATGCGCGGCTGCACGGCCATTCCCGGGCTTGGAAAAAGCCTGAAGATTTCGCCCGTAAGACCTGGAATTTCGAGCGAATCGTCGGCGACACCGCCTATTGGGGCGACTGGCGCGCCGCGCTCGGCCTCGATGCCGAAGGCCGCGCCGTGCTGGAGCGCCTCTATCCGCTCCTCGCGCGCCAGACCGCGGCCTACGGCTACGACGAGGCCCGCTTCGGCCTCGTCCATTGCGACATGCGGGCGGCGAACCTGCTCGTCGACGGCGACCGGCTCGGCGTCATCGACTTCGACGATTGCGGGATCAGTTGGTTCGCCTACGACTTCGCCGCCGCGATCAGCTTCCTCGAACACGAGCCCGTGGTGTCGGACCTGATGGCGGCCTGGCTCGAAGGCTATCGCCGGGTCGCGCCGCTCGACGCCGAGCACGAGGCGGCACTGCCGATGTTCGTCATGCTGCGCCGGCTCCAGCTCACCGCCTGGATCGCCTCCCATGCGGAGACCCCGACGGCGCAATCGATGGGCACCGCCTATACCGACGGCACGGTTCGGCTCGCCGATCTCTATCTCTCCCGGCATGGCTGA
- a CDS encoding ABC transporter substrate-binding protein has protein sequence MIDISRRNLLQLMGAAAFAGPMAMMSKAYAARDKELNILCWEGYNSAQVLDPFRAKEGATVKAESLTNDPTMINRLRAGETNIWDLINVNNPWARKVMWPAHLIKPLPKAEFEPFFDKMLPQFKPPYRWAMSEDGKELLGMAQRFGPYSFVVNTDKISRKTAEEQGWNLFNDASLAGKYGILESDDWNVFNIFLIAGIDPFKTHNDAEMKLFNETAVRVFKGAKMVGDIATMNQALVSGEIDLHMTGGTYSVSPARADGYENLRAVTPLKGPINGLGGVSWIEITSTVNNPQLSPLATEFLKYVQAPDVAHTVAFAEGTYNPVAQMGNPKCFELFTKEQLVAIQWDSLEEEMARSAEYDIVPDYDKALDLMTAAKRLRG, from the coding sequence ATGATCGATATTTCCAGGCGCAACCTGTTGCAGCTCATGGGCGCGGCGGCCTTCGCCGGCCCCATGGCCATGATGAGCAAGGCCTATGCCGCGCGCGACAAGGAGCTGAACATTCTCTGTTGGGAGGGCTACAATTCGGCCCAGGTGCTCGATCCGTTCCGCGCCAAGGAAGGCGCGACGGTGAAGGCCGAAAGCCTCACCAACGACCCGACGATGATCAACCGGCTGCGCGCCGGCGAGACCAACATCTGGGACCTGATCAACGTCAACAACCCTTGGGCGCGCAAGGTGATGTGGCCCGCCCACCTGATCAAGCCGCTGCCGAAGGCCGAGTTCGAGCCGTTCTTCGACAAGATGCTCCCGCAGTTCAAGCCGCCCTATCGGTGGGCGATGAGCGAGGACGGCAAAGAACTGCTCGGCATGGCCCAGCGCTTCGGGCCTTACAGCTTCGTCGTCAACACCGACAAGATCAGCCGCAAGACCGCCGAGGAACAGGGCTGGAACCTGTTCAACGACGCCTCGCTCGCCGGCAAGTACGGCATTCTCGAATCGGACGACTGGAACGTCTTCAACATCTTCCTCATCGCCGGCATCGATCCGTTCAAGACGCACAACGATGCCGAGATGAAGCTCTTCAACGAGACGGCCGTGCGCGTCTTCAAGGGCGCCAAGATGGTCGGCGACATCGCGACCATGAACCAGGCCCTGGTCTCCGGCGAGATCGACCTGCACATGACCGGCGGCACCTATTCGGTGTCGCCCGCCCGCGCCGACGGCTACGAGAACCTGCGCGCCGTGACCCCGCTCAAGGGCCCGATCAACGGGCTCGGCGGCGTCTCCTGGATCGAGATCACCTCGACGGTGAACAATCCGCAGCTTTCGCCGCTCGCGACCGAGTTCCTGAAATATGTCCAGGCGCCGGACGTCGCCCACACCGTGGCGTTCGCCGAAGGCACCTACAACCCGGTCGCCCAGATGGGCAACCCGAAGTGCTTCGAGCTCTTCACCAAGGAGCAGCTCGTCGCGATCCAGTGGGACAGCCTGGAAGAAGAGATGGCCCGTTCGGCCGAGTACGACATCGTGCCCGACTACGACAAGGCGCTCGACCTGATGACCGCCGCGAAGCGTCTGCGCGGCTGA